One bacterium genomic window carries:
- the meaB gene encoding methylmalonyl Co-A mutase-associated GTPase MeaB, with translation MTSGLLTQQMFDGSRSALARLLSRVENSPEGADEVLRSLGGKIGRAVRIGFTGPPGAGKSSLVTAYTKLLRARSKLVAVLAVDPTSPFSGGALLGDRVRMNAIGLDPGVFVRSLATRGDLGGLSQAAGDMADVLDAAGFDYILFETVGVGQSELEVVQYADSVVVVLVPESGDAIQGMKAGLMEAADVFCVNKADREGADRFTSDLQGAMMLKHWDVWKPPVVNTVATRETGISELAGQIEAHLTHLRDSGDFEKRRHSHARRRIQRMLEKRLVAQFWTEEHQRLMDDSLSKGESPYTILSLLLKS, from the coding sequence GTGACATCCGGACTGCTCACACAGCAGATGTTCGACGGCTCGCGCAGCGCGCTCGCTCGTCTCCTGTCCCGTGTTGAAAATTCGCCCGAAGGTGCGGACGAAGTGCTGCGCTCGCTCGGCGGTAAAATCGGCCGGGCTGTGCGCATCGGTTTTACCGGCCCGCCCGGTGCGGGCAAAAGCTCGCTCGTCACGGCCTATACTAAGTTGCTTCGTGCGCGGAGCAAACTCGTTGCCGTGCTTGCTGTCGATCCCACGTCACCGTTTTCCGGCGGCGCGCTGCTCGGTGACCGCGTGCGTATGAATGCCATCGGACTCGACCCCGGCGTGTTCGTCCGCTCGCTTGCCACGCGCGGTGATTTGGGCGGGCTCTCCCAGGCCGCTGGAGACATGGCCGATGTTCTCGATGCCGCAGGCTTTGACTATATCTTGTTTGAAACCGTCGGAGTCGGCCAGTCAGAACTTGAAGTTGTCCAATACGCAGACTCGGTCGTTGTCGTCCTGGTCCCCGAATCCGGTGATGCAATTCAAGGCATGAAAGCCGGATTGATGGAAGCCGCCGACGTTTTCTGCGTCAACAAAGCCGACCGTGAAGGAGCGGACCGCTTCACGAGCGATCTGCAAGGTGCGATGATGCTGAAGCATTGGGATGTGTGGAAACCGCCCGTTGTGAACACCGTCGCCACTCGCGAAACCGGCATCTCCGAGTTGGCCGGACAGATTGAGGCACACTTGACTCATCTGCGCGACTCCGGCGATTTCGAGAAACGCCGCCACTCCCACGCCCGCAGGCGCATTCAGCGCATGTTAGAGAAAAGGTTGGTCGCTCAATTCTGGACGGAAGAGCATCAGCGGTTGATGGATGATTCCTTGAGTAAGGGAGAGTCTCCTTACACTATCCTGTCTTTGCTGTTGAAGTCATGA
- the rlmN gene encoding 23S rRNA (adenine(2503)-C(2))-methyltransferase RlmN, whose translation MLLKKKILIGLTREDLESFAQELGEPAFRGRQLYSWLYQKRATSFDEMSDLPAGWRVKLAELTEIGTLSLARPAKDTRDGSRKFLFELSDGLRVESVYLPDSPGETVCISSQVGCALGCQFCATAKMGLFRNLSAGEIVLQVLEVEGHCQSRLTNVVFMGMGEPLHNYENVVQAVRLLADENGIGISARRITVSTVGLVPGIERWMKDDPPAKLAISLHATTDERRGELMPINKAYPLDVLFKTLRRFAHVTKDPVTFEYIMIADFNDREEDVENLTRLLKNIPAKMNLIRLHPTGSGLKPSSDDAIDRFMGWLTEAGIRSTLRQSRGIEDEAACGMLFTQEPFKPTKVRAWERT comes from the coding sequence ATGTTATTGAAAAAGAAAATACTTATAGGGTTAACGCGCGAAGACCTTGAAAGTTTCGCGCAAGAGCTTGGTGAGCCAGCATTTCGCGGGCGTCAGCTCTATTCGTGGCTCTATCAAAAACGGGCAACGAGTTTTGATGAGATGAGCGATCTTCCCGCAGGATGGCGGGTTAAGCTTGCCGAACTGACCGAGATTGGCACACTAAGTTTGGCTCGCCCAGCCAAAGACACTCGCGACGGCTCGCGAAAATTTCTTTTTGAGCTGTCTGATGGATTGCGTGTTGAGTCCGTTTATCTGCCCGACTCTCCGGGAGAAACGGTCTGTATTTCGAGTCAGGTCGGATGTGCCTTAGGCTGTCAATTCTGTGCCACGGCTAAGATGGGACTATTTCGCAATCTATCCGCCGGGGAAATTGTTCTGCAGGTTCTCGAAGTTGAAGGCCATTGCCAATCCCGGTTGACCAATGTGGTATTCATGGGAATGGGCGAACCGCTGCACAATTATGAGAACGTTGTCCAGGCAGTAAGGTTGCTCGCCGATGAGAACGGAATCGGCATAAGCGCTCGCCGTATCACGGTTTCCACGGTGGGGCTTGTGCCCGGAATTGAACGGTGGATGAAAGACGATCCACCCGCGAAGCTTGCCATCTCACTGCACGCCACGACCGATGAACGGCGCGGGGAACTGATGCCAATCAACAAGGCTTATCCGCTTGACGTGCTGTTCAAGACGCTGCGCCGCTTCGCTCATGTGACGAAGGATCCGGTGACCTTCGAGTATATCATGATTGCGGATTTCAATGATCGCGAAGAAGACGTTGAGAATCTCACACGGCTTCTCAAGAATATTCCGGCGAAGATGAATTTGATTCGACTTCATCCTACGGGCAGCGGTCTCAAACCCTCGAGCGACGATGCCATAGACCGATTTATGGGCTGGCTGACCGAAGCGGGAATCCGCTCCACTCTCCGCCAAAGCCGTGGCATCGAAGATGAGGCCGCTTGCGGTATGCTCTTCACTCAAGAGCCATTCAAGCCGACGAAGGTTAGGGCGTGGGAGCGAACTTGA